A part of Microbacterium atlanticum genomic DNA contains:
- a CDS encoding ribonuclease H family protein — protein sequence MTDAPRYIVATDGACKGNPGPTGWAWVGEDGHWAAGSIPLGTNNIGELTGLLKAIEDHADVPHLVVQADSKYAIDTYTKWMDGHRRRGWKTSTGAPTKNVDILEQLIAARDARRSAGLPDVVLEHVRGHSGHVLNAWADERAVRASEHAAKGTASAWSSLGAQERIDVSSPPKNGR from the coding sequence GTGACCGACGCCCCCCGCTACATCGTTGCCACCGACGGCGCCTGCAAGGGCAACCCCGGGCCGACGGGCTGGGCGTGGGTGGGCGAGGACGGGCACTGGGCCGCCGGCTCGATCCCCCTCGGCACCAACAACATCGGGGAGCTCACCGGGCTGCTGAAAGCCATCGAGGACCACGCCGACGTCCCGCACCTCGTCGTGCAGGCCGATTCGAAGTACGCCATCGACACCTATACGAAGTGGATGGACGGCCACCGCCGGCGCGGCTGGAAGACCTCGACCGGGGCCCCGACGAAGAACGTCGACATCCTCGAGCAGTTGATCGCGGCGCGCGACGCCCGCCGTTCCGCCGGCCTGCCGGACGTCGTGCTCGAGCACGTGCGCGGCCACTCCGGGCATGTGCTGAACGCGTGGGCGGACGAGCGCGCCGTGCGCGCGTCGGAGCATGCGGCCAAGGGCACCGCGAGCGCGTGGTCGTCGCTGGGCGCCCAGGAGCGGATCGACGTCTCCTCGCCCCCGAAGAACGGCCGCTGA
- a CDS encoding ABC transporter substrate-binding protein: MSKRLRFTRGFAAAAVITAGALALTACGGNSGGGDAGGEFTGEYDGPEVTLQYWNGFTGGDGPFMQSMVDQFMEEHDNIKIENTTQEWSDFYQKLPAAVTAGEGPDVGVMHLDQLASMAARNVIMPLDDLADELELSAGDFTEEVWDAGVYNDARYGIPLDVHSLAMYYNTDHFAAAGITEPPTDQASFEDALAKLQAAGYETPFWMPALWPGHLMDLSLLWQNGGEPYSEDGSEATFDSPEGVAALEWMRSMVDEGYSPADMAIDAQYVAFKNGETSITWDGIWQINDLTESGLPFAAAPVPTIGDTPAVWANSHNFFLPRQRDADANKVNAAKVFIAWMSENSAEWAGAGMIPARESVRTGGALDGTMQAPIAEQIDNMRFLPAVPGLGPVQAETLEIAVSDAILGKATPEEALTREAERATTLMQENLEKFGG, from the coding sequence GTGAGCAAGAGGCTTCGGTTCACGCGAGGATTTGCAGCCGCGGCGGTCATCACCGCCGGCGCGCTGGCCTTGACGGCATGCGGCGGGAATTCCGGCGGCGGCGACGCCGGCGGGGAGTTCACCGGCGAGTACGACGGCCCGGAGGTCACCCTGCAGTACTGGAACGGCTTCACCGGCGGTGACGGTCCGTTCATGCAGTCGATGGTCGACCAGTTCATGGAAGAGCACGACAACATCAAGATCGAGAACACCACACAGGAGTGGAGCGACTTCTACCAGAAGCTCCCTGCCGCCGTGACCGCCGGTGAAGGGCCGGACGTGGGCGTGATGCATCTCGACCAGCTCGCGAGCATGGCGGCGCGCAACGTCATCATGCCGCTGGACGACCTGGCCGACGAGCTGGAGCTGTCAGCCGGCGACTTCACCGAAGAGGTGTGGGACGCGGGAGTGTACAACGACGCGCGATATGGCATCCCGCTGGACGTGCACTCGCTCGCGATGTACTACAACACCGACCACTTCGCCGCCGCCGGCATCACCGAGCCGCCCACCGACCAGGCCTCGTTCGAGGACGCGCTGGCGAAGCTGCAGGCTGCCGGGTACGAGACCCCGTTCTGGATGCCGGCCCTGTGGCCGGGGCACCTCATGGATCTGTCGCTGCTATGGCAGAACGGCGGCGAGCCCTACTCGGAGGACGGCTCGGAGGCGACGTTCGATTCGCCGGAGGGCGTCGCGGCCCTCGAATGGATGCGATCGATGGTGGATGAGGGCTACAGCCCCGCCGACATGGCGATCGACGCACAGTACGTCGCGTTCAAGAACGGCGAGACGTCGATCACGTGGGACGGCATCTGGCAGATCAACGACCTGACGGAGTCCGGACTGCCGTTCGCGGCAGCACCGGTGCCCACGATCGGCGACACCCCCGCAGTCTGGGCGAACTCGCACAACTTCTTCCTCCCGCGCCAGCGCGACGCCGACGCGAACAAGGTCAACGCGGCCAAGGTCTTCATCGCCTGGATGAGCGAGAACTCGGCCGAGTGGGCGGGGGCGGGCATGATCCCCGCGCGCGAGTCGGTCCGTACCGGCGGAGCCCTGGACGGCACGATGCAGGCGCCGATCGCCGAGCAGATCGACAACATGCGGTTCCTGCCGGCCGTCCCGGGCCTCGGGCCGGTGCAGGCCGAGACGCTGGAGATCGCGGTGTCGGATGCGATCCTCGGCAAGGCCACTCCGGAGGAGGCGCTGACCCGCGAGGCGGAGCGCGCCACCACCCTCATGCAGGAGAACCTGGAGAAGTTCGGCGGCTGA
- a CDS encoding NUDIX domain-containing protein, translating into MVTTSAGILLYRMQPRPEVLIAHMGGPFWAGKDAGAWSIPKGEFTAGEEGALDAARREFREELGIEPPEPPYAELGTFAYSSGKRVTVFVADGAGLSLDGLEFGEFELEWPPRSGRTARFPEVDRAEWMSLDAARERLVKGQRPAVDALEQHLVEAASD; encoded by the coding sequence ATGGTGACGACCAGCGCCGGCATCCTGCTGTACCGGATGCAGCCTCGACCCGAAGTGCTCATCGCGCACATGGGCGGGCCGTTCTGGGCGGGCAAGGATGCCGGCGCGTGGTCGATCCCCAAGGGCGAGTTCACCGCAGGCGAGGAGGGCGCGCTCGACGCCGCGCGCCGCGAGTTCCGCGAGGAGCTCGGCATCGAGCCGCCCGAGCCGCCGTACGCCGAGCTCGGCACATTCGCCTACTCGTCCGGCAAGCGCGTCACGGTGTTCGTCGCCGACGGTGCCGGGCTGTCCCTCGACGGCCTGGAGTTCGGCGAGTTCGAGCTGGAGTGGCCGCCCCGCTCCGGGCGGACGGCCCGGTTCCCCGAGGTCGACCGTGCCGAGTGGATGTCGTTGGATGCCGCGCGCGAACGTCTCGTGAAGGGCCAGCGTCCTGCCGTCGATGCGCTGGAGCAGCACCTGGTCGAGGCCGCGTCGGACTGA
- a CDS encoding glycoside hydrolase family 2 protein has protein sequence MQISLTRASQQDGTYPRPQLVRSHWVDVTDRWEFAFDDEDRGLEAGWHLGATALAQEIQLPFPPESRASGIGDPGFHHVAWYRRVISQAELDATGRSDERGLVVLRFGAVDYSAQVWADGRLLGRHEGGQTPFAFELPADLAARPEVAIVVRVQDDPADVAQPRGKQDWLEDPHVIWYHRTTGIWQPVWLEAVAPDRLERLTWRTDVPGATVDLTVRFARRPVDTMQLQVELTYDGAPLASASVPAADLEQTVTLHLARQRNGQSYEGLLWSPDHPRLIDAVVRLVDGAGRVLDEVGSYLGLRSIATSGRSLLLNDRPVVLRSVLEQGYWPESHLAAPSAEALRAEVELIRALGFNSVRLHEKAEDPRLLYWTDRLGVLVWSEIASAFEFAPRAVERTVREWMDIIARDASHPSIVTWVPVNESWGVQHVAHDPSQRHYVQALYHLTKALDPTRLTVSNDGWEHADTDLLTIHDYADSGAVLADRYAADALDTIADEIGPAGRRLTLLPTNTRTLPILVTEFGGISFAPGAPADSWGYSVADSEEDFERRLDDVIGAVRDAGGLAGFCYTQLTDTEQETNGLTDEHRRPKIPIERIRAIVTGSTGCG, from the coding sequence ATGCAGATTTCGTTGACGCGCGCCTCCCAGCAGGACGGCACGTACCCGCGGCCTCAGCTCGTGCGCTCCCACTGGGTGGATGTGACCGACCGCTGGGAGTTCGCCTTCGACGACGAGGACCGGGGTCTGGAAGCCGGCTGGCATCTGGGGGCCACCGCCCTCGCACAAGAGATCCAGCTCCCGTTCCCGCCGGAGTCGCGGGCGTCGGGGATCGGCGATCCCGGGTTCCACCACGTCGCGTGGTACCGCCGCGTCATCTCACAGGCAGAGCTCGACGCCACCGGCCGGTCCGACGAGCGCGGCCTCGTGGTGCTTCGCTTCGGCGCCGTGGACTACAGCGCGCAGGTGTGGGCCGACGGGCGCCTGCTCGGCCGCCACGAAGGGGGCCAGACCCCGTTCGCCTTCGAGCTGCCCGCCGACCTCGCTGCGCGCCCTGAGGTCGCGATCGTCGTGCGCGTCCAGGACGATCCCGCCGACGTCGCCCAGCCGCGGGGCAAGCAGGACTGGCTCGAAGACCCGCACGTCATCTGGTACCACCGCACCACCGGAATCTGGCAGCCCGTGTGGCTGGAGGCGGTCGCACCGGATCGCCTCGAGCGCCTGACCTGGCGCACCGACGTGCCGGGGGCCACCGTAGATCTGACGGTGCGCTTCGCCCGCCGGCCCGTGGACACGATGCAGCTCCAGGTGGAGCTGACCTACGACGGCGCACCGCTGGCGTCCGCGTCGGTGCCCGCCGCCGACCTCGAGCAGACGGTCACCCTGCACCTCGCGCGCCAGCGCAACGGCCAGTCGTACGAGGGTCTGCTGTGGTCGCCCGATCACCCGCGGCTCATCGACGCGGTGGTGCGGCTCGTCGACGGGGCGGGGCGCGTGCTCGACGAGGTGGGCTCGTACCTCGGCCTCAGATCGATCGCGACGTCCGGCCGTTCCCTTCTGCTGAACGACCGCCCCGTCGTGCTGCGCTCGGTCCTCGAGCAGGGGTACTGGCCCGAGAGCCACCTCGCCGCGCCCAGCGCCGAGGCGCTGAGAGCCGAAGTGGAGCTGATCCGCGCGCTGGGATTCAACTCGGTGCGACTCCACGAGAAGGCGGAGGACCCCCGCCTGCTGTACTGGACCGACCGGCTCGGCGTGCTGGTGTGGAGCGAGATCGCGAGCGCGTTCGAGTTCGCGCCCCGCGCCGTGGAGCGCACAGTGCGCGAGTGGATGGACATCATCGCGCGCGATGCGTCGCATCCGTCCATCGTCACGTGGGTCCCCGTCAACGAGAGCTGGGGCGTTCAGCACGTCGCGCACGATCCGTCGCAGCGCCACTACGTGCAGGCGCTCTATCACCTGACGAAGGCGCTGGACCCGACCCGTCTGACGGTCTCGAACGACGGATGGGAGCACGCCGACACGGATCTGCTGACGATCCACGACTACGCCGACTCGGGGGCCGTGCTGGCCGACCGGTACGCCGCCGACGCCCTGGACACCATCGCGGACGAGATCGGCCCGGCCGGCCGTCGCCTGACGCTGCTGCCGACGAACACCAGGACGCTTCCGATCCTCGTCACGGAGTTCGGCGGGATCTCGTTCGCGCCCGGAGCGCCCGCGGACTCCTGGGGATACAGCGTCGCGGACTCGGAGGAGGACTTCGAACGACGGCTCGACGACGTGATCGGCGCTGTCCGCGACGCGGGCGGGCTGGCCGGCTTCTGCTACACCCAGCTCACCGACACCGAGCAGGAGACCAACGGCCTCACCGACGAGCACCGGCGTCCGAAGATCCCCATCGAGCGCATCCGCGCGATCGTCACGGGATCGACCGGCTGCGGCTGA
- a CDS encoding carbohydrate ABC transporter permease produces MTSDIRSGVLSTERAPGGAAGPADRPRRRGAPTRQGALTPWLFLTPYLLLFVVFVVAPAVFGLWISLHEWDYTLPNKPFVGLENYTDLFDPNSVSSEPFWTSMRATAIFTLFSVPLLLVLPLLVALLMNQRFPGRNFFRAVYFAPYVLGVAVVGLLWRYLLDSNIGLVNYYMGVLGLPDDVAWTTSLPAAWFALVGVTVWWTLGFNAVIYLAALQDIPAELYEAAAVDGANAWQRFTAVTLPGLRPILTFVTINTLIASANMFGQSYIITLGAPGRETRTAIYQIAETGLRNFQMGDAAAMSYILTLFLLLASLIVFRVLREKSDAPRRRGKVR; encoded by the coding sequence ATGACCAGCGACATCCGTTCGGGCGTCCTCTCGACCGAGAGGGCGCCCGGCGGGGCCGCGGGCCCCGCCGACCGCCCGCGCCGACGCGGCGCGCCGACCAGGCAGGGGGCACTCACGCCCTGGCTCTTCCTCACCCCCTACCTGCTGCTGTTCGTCGTCTTCGTGGTCGCCCCGGCCGTGTTCGGTCTGTGGATCAGCCTCCACGAGTGGGACTACACCCTCCCGAACAAGCCGTTCGTCGGCCTCGAGAACTACACCGACCTGTTCGATCCGAACTCGGTGAGCTCCGAGCCGTTCTGGACCTCGATGCGTGCGACGGCGATCTTCACGCTGTTCAGCGTCCCGCTGCTGCTGGTGCTGCCGCTGCTGGTCGCGCTGCTGATGAACCAGCGGTTCCCCGGACGCAACTTCTTCCGCGCCGTCTACTTCGCGCCCTACGTGCTGGGCGTCGCGGTGGTCGGACTCCTGTGGCGGTACCTGCTCGACAGCAACATCGGGCTCGTGAACTACTACATGGGAGTGCTGGGGCTGCCCGATGACGTCGCGTGGACGACGTCGCTGCCCGCCGCCTGGTTCGCACTGGTCGGGGTCACGGTGTGGTGGACGCTCGGGTTCAACGCCGTGATCTACCTCGCCGCGCTTCAGGACATCCCCGCCGAACTGTACGAGGCGGCCGCCGTGGACGGCGCCAATGCGTGGCAGCGGTTCACCGCAGTCACCCTCCCCGGGCTCCGGCCGATCCTCACCTTCGTGACGATCAACACGCTGATCGCGTCGGCGAACATGTTCGGGCAGTCGTACATCATCACGCTGGGCGCGCCGGGCCGCGAGACGCGGACGGCGATCTACCAGATCGCCGAGACGGGCCTGCGCAACTTCCAGATGGGGGATGCCGCGGCGATGAGCTACATCCTCACACTGTTCCTGCTGCTGGCGAGCCTCATCGTGTTCCGGGTGCTCCGCGAGAAGTCGGACGCGCCGCGCAGAAGGGGGAAGGTGCGATGA
- a CDS encoding LacI family DNA-binding transcriptional regulator yields MVDVAERAGVSLKTVSNVVNDYVHVQPALRARVQQAIDELGYRPNLTARRLATGRTGMVALAMPEIDHPYFSEMSSHLADIAAEAGYRVIIEQTLSDPTAEQAVLRDREAGLVDGVIFQPTRIATLDIARLHDDQPLVLLGEVEAPVTTDHVMIDNVAAAADGVAHLLALGREKVAFVGLVSGDITSTNRRRLLGYQEALLDAHLPLRPELVLECQGFAAADAEASVAGALERGVRFDAILCRDDRFAVGALRALRRAGLSVPGDVAVMGWDDTVVTGYTTPTLSSIAPDKRELATRAWQLLEERMSGYHGPGRHLVVGHGVTVRESAP; encoded by the coding sequence ATGGTCGACGTCGCGGAGCGCGCGGGCGTCTCGCTCAAGACGGTCTCGAACGTGGTGAACGACTACGTGCACGTCCAGCCGGCGCTGCGGGCCCGGGTGCAGCAGGCGATCGACGAGCTGGGGTACCGCCCCAACCTCACGGCACGCCGCCTCGCGACCGGCAGGACCGGCATGGTGGCGCTCGCCATGCCCGAGATCGACCACCCCTACTTCTCGGAGATGTCCAGCCATCTGGCCGACATCGCAGCCGAGGCCGGCTATCGCGTGATCATCGAGCAGACCCTCAGCGACCCCACGGCCGAGCAGGCGGTGCTGAGGGATCGCGAGGCGGGCCTCGTCGACGGCGTCATCTTCCAGCCGACCCGGATCGCCACCCTCGACATCGCGCGGCTCCACGACGACCAGCCCCTCGTGCTGCTCGGCGAGGTGGAAGCCCCGGTGACGACCGACCACGTGATGATCGACAACGTCGCCGCCGCCGCGGACGGCGTCGCGCACCTGCTGGCGCTCGGGCGCGAGAAGGTGGCGTTCGTGGGGCTGGTGTCGGGCGACATCACCTCGACGAACCGGCGGCGACTGCTCGGCTACCAGGAGGCGCTGCTGGACGCGCACCTCCCGCTGCGACCGGAGCTCGTGCTGGAATGCCAGGGGTTCGCGGCTGCCGACGCGGAGGCGTCGGTCGCCGGCGCCCTCGAGCGCGGCGTCCGGTTCGATGCGATCCTGTGCCGCGACGACCGATTCGCCGTCGGGGCGCTGCGGGCGCTGCGGCGGGCCGGCCTGTCGGTGCCGGGCGATGTGGCGGTCATGGGCTGGGACGACACGGTTGTCACCGGCTACACCACGCCGACGCTGAGCTCCATCGCGCCCGACAAGCGCGAGCTCGCCACCCGCGCCTGGCAGCTCCTCGAGGAGCGGATGTCGGGCTACCACGGGCCCGGCCGTCACCTGGTCGTCGGCCACGGCGTGACCGTGCGCGAAAGCGCCCCGTAG
- a CDS encoding aldo/keto reductase family protein yields MVNYRYLGNSGLKVSEITYGNWVTHGSQVDDSAAIDTVHAALDAGISTFDTADTYANTLAEEVLGKALSGQRRESLEIFTKVYWPTGPKGPNDTGLSRKHILESINGSLKRLGTDYVDLYQAHRYDYETPIEETFQAFADIVRQGKALYIGVSEWTAEQLREGHALARSYGIQLISNQPQYSALWRVIEGKVVPASEELGISQIVWSPMAQGVLSGKYLPGQPLPEGSRATDDKSGAQFIQRFLRDEVLEAVQRLKPVAEQAGLSLPQLAIAWVLQNRNVASAIVGASRPQQLADTVKASGVVLDADTMSAIDTALSGVVYDDPEDTYTVSPKSRV; encoded by the coding sequence ATGGTCAATTACCGGTACCTCGGAAACAGCGGTCTCAAGGTCAGCGAGATCACCTACGGCAACTGGGTCACCCACGGCTCGCAGGTCGACGACTCCGCTGCGATCGACACCGTGCACGCGGCGCTCGACGCCGGCATCTCGACGTTCGACACGGCGGACACCTACGCCAACACCCTCGCCGAGGAGGTGCTGGGCAAGGCGCTGAGCGGGCAGCGCCGCGAGTCGCTCGAGATCTTCACCAAGGTGTACTGGCCGACCGGCCCCAAGGGGCCGAACGACACCGGGCTCAGCCGCAAGCACATCCTCGAGTCGATCAACGGCTCGCTCAAGCGGCTCGGCACCGACTACGTCGACCTCTACCAGGCGCACCGCTACGACTACGAGACCCCGATCGAGGAGACGTTCCAGGCGTTCGCCGACATCGTCCGTCAGGGCAAGGCGCTCTACATCGGCGTCTCGGAGTGGACGGCGGAGCAGCTGCGCGAGGGTCACGCGCTGGCCAGGAGCTACGGCATCCAGCTCATCTCCAACCAGCCGCAGTACTCCGCGCTGTGGCGCGTGATCGAGGGGAAGGTCGTTCCCGCCTCGGAGGAGCTCGGCATCTCGCAGATCGTCTGGTCGCCGATGGCGCAGGGCGTGCTGTCGGGCAAGTACCTGCCCGGTCAGCCGCTGCCGGAGGGCTCGCGCGCGACCGACGACAAGAGCGGCGCGCAGTTCATTCAGCGCTTCCTCCGCGACGAGGTGCTCGAGGCCGTGCAGCGGCTCAAGCCGGTGGCCGAGCAGGCGGGGCTGAGCCTGCCGCAGCTCGCGATCGCGTGGGTGCTGCAGAACCGCAACGTCGCCTCCGCGATCGTCGGCGCCTCCCGCCCGCAGCAGCTCGCCGACACCGTCAAGGCGTCGGGGGTCGTGCTCGACGCCGACACCATGTCGGCGATCGACACCGCGCTGTCGGGTGTGGTCTACGACGACCCGGAGGACACCTACACCGTCTCCCCGAAGTCCCGGGTCTGA